A window of the Mesorhizobium opportunistum WSM2075 genome harbors these coding sequences:
- a CDS encoding L,D-transpeptidase family protein: MKFLGKKATAVSLMAITATLAFGTPQAGAQGLFDMLFGGGVKHAPKGDFPPPPPKNKPKPKVSAGGGGVKISSPSYYTYKADRLVRVDFSALAAAPQPATPQDAAFVPSATVAAFHEAIAGLSDYELYAEPDIAKALIAYYSANPDFIWVGGTTPNSRAQDAVRVLGEAASYGLAPADYTVEVPAASASTADEAARLKELVRFEMALSARVLRYAHDAQSGRIEPNRMTGYYDFPAKPLDLVGVLKTLAHTQEVRTYLESRHPQNPEYQALRVELESLQASAENEIVVDPKLLLKPGDTSPELPKLLTLIARNLDDEMGGAYGEMLSRLATSEVYVPELIPLIKAVQQKEGMKGDGVIGPRTVALLAGTSKADRLLKVQVALEELRWLPSDLGSPRVFINQPAFTASYIDDGQEKLKTRAVIGRTTNQTAFFYDQIKQVDFHPYWGVPQSIIVNEMLPRLRNDPGYLDRAGYEVTDSRGKRIPSSAVNWGGYGANIPYSVRQQPSEANALGELKILFPNKHAIYMHDTPQKSFFKQDMRALSHGCVRLQDPRGMAAAVLDTSVDYIAEKLKHGHSTQDVTRKIPVYVAYFTAWPDMSGKVEYFGDVYDRDSRLKQAMDATEAVRSPSS, encoded by the coding sequence ATGAAATTCCTCGGTAAAAAAGCAACCGCAGTGTCGCTGATGGCGATTACGGCGACACTTGCTTTCGGCACGCCTCAGGCAGGCGCTCAAGGGCTCTTCGACATGCTGTTCGGCGGCGGCGTCAAGCACGCGCCAAAAGGCGATTTTCCGCCTCCGCCGCCAAAGAACAAACCCAAGCCTAAAGTCTCGGCTGGTGGTGGCGGCGTGAAGATCAGCAGTCCCTCCTACTATACGTACAAGGCCGACAGGCTGGTGCGTGTCGACTTCTCGGCATTGGCGGCCGCGCCGCAGCCGGCGACGCCGCAAGACGCCGCTTTTGTGCCATCGGCCACGGTCGCTGCTTTCCACGAGGCCATTGCAGGGCTTTCCGATTATGAGCTCTACGCCGAGCCGGACATCGCCAAGGCGCTGATCGCCTACTACTCGGCCAACCCTGATTTCATCTGGGTGGGCGGAACCACCCCGAACAGCCGTGCGCAGGATGCGGTGCGGGTGCTGGGGGAGGCCGCGAGCTATGGCCTGGCGCCCGCCGACTATACGGTCGAGGTGCCCGCGGCCAGCGCGTCGACGGCCGACGAGGCGGCACGGCTGAAGGAACTCGTACGCTTCGAGATGGCGCTGTCGGCGCGTGTGCTGCGCTACGCCCATGACGCCCAAAGCGGCCGGATCGAACCCAATCGCATGACCGGCTATTATGATTTCCCGGCCAAGCCGCTCGACCTCGTGGGCGTGCTGAAAACATTGGCGCATACGCAGGAAGTGCGCACCTATCTCGAATCGCGCCATCCGCAGAACCCCGAATACCAGGCGTTGCGCGTCGAACTGGAATCCTTGCAGGCGAGCGCCGAAAACGAGATCGTCGTCGATCCCAAGCTGCTGCTGAAGCCGGGCGACACCAGCCCGGAGCTGCCGAAACTGCTGACGCTGATCGCGCGCAATCTCGATGACGAGATGGGCGGCGCCTATGGCGAGATGCTGTCGCGGCTGGCGACGAGCGAGGTCTACGTTCCCGAGCTGATACCGCTGATCAAGGCGGTGCAGCAGAAGGAAGGCATGAAGGGGGACGGCGTGATCGGACCGCGGACCGTCGCCTTGCTGGCCGGGACGTCTAAGGCCGACAGGCTGCTCAAGGTGCAAGTGGCGCTGGAAGAACTGCGCTGGCTGCCTTCCGACCTCGGCAGTCCGCGCGTTTTCATCAACCAGCCGGCATTCACCGCCAGCTATATCGACGACGGCCAGGAAAAGCTGAAGACGCGCGCCGTGATCGGCCGGACCACCAACCAGACCGCTTTCTTCTACGACCAGATCAAGCAGGTCGATTTTCACCCCTATTGGGGCGTGCCGCAGTCGATCATCGTCAATGAAATGCTGCCCCGGCTGCGCAACGATCCCGGCTATCTCGACCGTGCCGGCTATGAGGTGACCGATTCGCGCGGCAAGCGCATTCCGTCGTCGGCGGTCAACTGGGGCGGCTATGGCGCCAACATCCCCTACAGTGTGCGCCAGCAGCCGAGCGAGGCCAACGCGTTGGGCGAACTGAAGATCCTGTTCCCCAACAAGCATGCGATCTACATGCACGACACGCCGCAGAAATCGTTCTTCAAGCAGGACATGCGCGCGCTCAGCCATGGCTGCGTGCGGCTGCAGGATCCGCGCGGCATGGCCGCCGCCGTGCTCGACACCTCGGTCGACTACATCGCCGAGAAGTTGAAGCACGGACATT